The region CAAGTTTAATAAACTTTTCCTCTGGCTGGCCTCTGTGGCTCACCTCTGCAGTCCTAACACTCGCAGAGGCCAAgacgggaggatctcttgaggtcaggattcaagaccagcctgagcaagagaacccgagacctggtctctactacaAACACAAACAGGAGACGCAAGTGGGAGGCCCCTGCGGTCTCAGCTACTCCTGagacatgagcccaggagttacaggTTGCCATTAGCTGCGGTGACACCACTAACACTCTTAAGCTGGGGACTGAGGGAAACCTCGTCTCACAAAAACAACTTTTTCTCAAAAGCCACAAGGGCGCATCCCGCCACCTGATGCAGGACACTGCCAGGCCCTAGCTGGGGACTCCTCTGAGCGCCAGGCCTTCCAGCTTTAACCCCAGCAGCCGCCCTCCGCCGTCCCCGCGGCAGGGCCACAGCGCCGTCTAGTGGCCAATGGGTATTTACACACTTGGCTTCCGGCAGGCTTGAGTTTTGCACGTTGCCCGTAACCCTGTTCTTTTCGCCTCCGCGCTGCGGGGAGGAGCAGGGCCGAGTTAGAGTGGACTCACATTCCCTGTGGGTGTAACTGGACCGCACGGTGGGGTGCCGCCTACCCCACCGGTCAGGACGCCAGCCCTCGGCACCACGAGTACCATCCTGGCAGCCCTCGTAAAAGTGTGCACGCGGGGCCGCCCcagccccttcccttccctctcctctcctctcctcagcGCTCACGCCTGCGCCTGCGCCTGCGCACTGCCACTCACGCCAGCCGGGCCTTCGCGAAGGTGTCGCCGCGAGAAATGTGTCCCGCGCGCTACGCCGTCTGTTTCTAGGGCAACCCCGCCGCCTCTTAGCAACCACGCGCGCGGCCCTGCCATGGCAGCTGGGACTCCCACAGTCTTCCTACTCATGGTCAACGGGCAAGTGGAGAGCGCCCAGGTGAGCGGCCGTGGATCCCTGGGGCCCACCCCCCAGCGCCTCCCGGGGGCCTTTCCCGCAGGCCTCTGGGCTTGTGGCCCTGGAGAGCCGTGTCATCCCCCGAGCCTCTCGGTGGGGCGGGGAGGGAAACAAGCGTTGAGAAGTTTGGCGCGAGGTTGCTGGGAATCCTTAACCTCGATGTGCGAGTGTGGAAACAAACTGAGAGGTTAAGCCAGTGCCGACGTCACATGCAGCCAAGCCCGTGGCCCCTGGCGGGGATCCTGCCCGCTTGGTTGAGCCACAGAGCCCCGGCGCTGTAACAGGAGGAGCTGAGGCTTGTCCGAGTTTCGGGGTCTGTTCCACCGTGTGCCGTGCCATGCGCTGCGAGCGCCCGGCGCTTGGAACCTCCAGGACTAGCTCGAGGCCCTCAGCTCCACCCAAGTATGTCCTCCAATCCGGATGCTTTGGTTAGTCAGATCCGACGTGTGTGTGCCTGTCAGACCGAAGGGACCCTACTCTATCCATTCTCCTACGCTTTATAAAAACCATTTattgtaagtaaataaaaattaggccagccgtggtggctcacacctgtaatcaatcCCAACAATTTAAGAGGCCGAAgcacgaggattgcttgaggccaggagttggagaccagactggaGAACacggcaagaccctgtctctaacgaCAGCAGACCCTCCACATTCAGCAAGTCCTTGCTAATGCGCCCAACTTCATGCTCAGCGCTGCTTATTCAGTGCTGACAGCAGCCTCTGCAGTGAGTATTACTACATCCACATTTCGCAGCTGGGAAAACATACCCAAAGGAGGTGGCATAGCAGGGCattgaacccaggtctgtctgacctCAAAGCTTTGCTACACTGTCCTTCCAGGCTGTTGGAGatggcatttattatttatattacacTGAGGATTAACTGAGATGGTTCAGGTAAAGCTCTGACAGGGCCTGATGTTTAGTGGGTGTCTCCTGTTTTCCTGTTTCAGCAGGGGTACAGCTCCTGCCCTGTCCACCTAGGaccttccccctctcctctctaTCCCAGTAGGGGCTTTCAGCTAGGCTGGGTCACATGTGTCTGTGCTGTcagcctcctccccttccttctccctcttggGCCCCTCCCTCTCTTCAGGTCCTCAACTCCACCCAAGTATGTCCTGATGGCTTCCTGGGTTCTCACACCTTTTACTTCAGCACCATTCCCTTAGGCCTCGTCTTTGCCCACTCCTGTGCCAGCACTGGGGACACAGAAAGGCATCAAACCTGTTCCCTGTTCACTGTCTAGGGGGTTGACAGTCACAGACACAATCAGTGCTTCAATGGAGGGAAGCACAGGGGCTGAAGGGCAAAGGGGGAGCCCTTAAACCAGCCTGGGAGTTAGGGCAGGCTCCCTGAAGGATATgttttgaaggatgagtaggagtccTGCAGCTGAAGAAGTAGGAAGGGCATAGCAGACAGAAGGCTCAGGCCCTGGAACAGCAGCAACCCGGGACTCTCCAACATTTGGGTCCCCACGCTCTGCACTGAACTCCATAGCCACATCCCAGCTGTCCTTAGATCCCAGCCCAGGTGCCTCATGGTGCCTAATTCTGTAGGCTGCTATCAGGGCGTTGGCCTCAGCATGAGTCCCAGTAAACAGAGTATGTGTGTGCTTTTTTCCACAGTTCCCAGAGTACGACGACCTCTACTGCAAGTACTGCTTTGTGTATGGCCAGGACTGGGCCCCTACGGCGGTAAGCTTGATTCTTGGGCCTACTTTACTCATGGCCTTCATGACTATTGGGTTTCTGAAGGTGTTTATCATAACCCTTCCTCTCTGCACTCAGCACCACTCAAGAGGTAGACACCAAGTTCAGAGTGAACCCAAACTTCAGTTTGTTCCTGGTAAAGCCAGAGAAGAGAACACAGCCATAATTGGGCTCCCTGACCCATCCCCCAAGATTTCACTCAATTATATATCTGGTCCTGTGAGCTTGTAGGTGGAAGTAAAAAGGGCCACATGGGCCAGGTGAACAGGCAGGCTCCAGCAAGCCAGCTGGGAAGTAGCTGGGTTGTAGATACTGTAGGCCAGTCCCCTCACTATTTGGCTCTCCTCAGCCGCAGGACACTGGAGAGGACAGAAGGCAGAGCAGGCTGTCTCCTGCTGAGACTTCCCAAGGGGCAGCCTATAGAGATCTGGAGATGACTTCAGCTAGCACCATGTTACTGTTTGAAAGCacttgtttaatcctcacagcagttAAGGAAATGGAGGCTTAACTTATTTAACCTCCCCAAGCCTCagttgcctcagtttcctcatctgtacaactGTGATGATAATAACTTAGGTTCCATGCACCCATTCATTGAAAATCTATTGATTGTGAGTCTTCTGGATGCTGGGGATACAGTGGTGAAAAAAGCCAGACGAAAGTCCTGTCTTCCTGGAGTGCACCTTGTTGTAGGGGAGAGACAGATACTAGATAGTAATATTCTAGAATGTTAGCTAATAAGAAGTTCTGGGGAGAAAACAAAGTCAGGAGGCAAGAGGTATAAAGGGTAAGAGGGAGGCTGGACTCCAGGTAAGGCAATCAGGGAAGGCCTCACTGAAAAGGCAACTTTGAGCAAAGCCTGAAGGAAGTGAGGGAACAAACCATGTGGAAATCTGTGGAAAGAACTTTCTAGGCACAAATAAAGAATACAAAGGCACTGGGGCAGGGGGCAGATCTTGTAGGGCTTTAAAGGTGAGATTAGTAAGGACCATGACCTTTACTCAGGGGGAAAAAGGATCTCATCAGAGAGTTTGAACAGAGAAGAAAGTGATCCAACTCTTAAAAAGATCCCTTTGGCgtggtgtggtggctcgtgcctgtaatcctagtacactGGGAgttcaaggcaggtggattgcttgagctcaggagtttgagaccagcctgagtaagagtaagatcctatctctattaaaagtagaaaaatgagcagtgcccatggtcccagctacttgggaggctgaggcaaaaggatcgcttgagcccaggggtttgaggttgctgtgagctatgacatcatggcactctacccaagggaacactgtgtctaaaaaaaaaaaaaagaatcacaccaGGTTTTTAGTCTGAGCACTTTTGGAAGTAGAGAGGTACCCGTCAGTGAGATTATTATGCTTAGAGCAGATTGGGGCAAACTCCCTAGAGCTTAGCCCAGCATGGGTTAAGATTGAGatgtcaggtggcacctgtggctcaaaggagtagaatgccagccccatatgccagaggtggcaggttcaaacccagtcccagccaaaaactgcaaaaaaaagattgagatgCCCACTAGATATCCCAGGGGGAGTGTGAGATTGGCAGTGGGAGATGGGCGATACTGATCTGGAGTACAGAGGTGAGGGCCAAGCTGGAGGCAGGAGTTGGGGAATTGTCAGCATCTAGACCACATGGAAAGCCGTGAGGCTGGGTGGCTCCCGTAGCACAaaggttacggcactggccacgtataccgagggtggagggtttgagcccagcctgggcctgctaaacaacaacaactgcaaccaaaagatagccggatagttgtggtgggcgcctgtagtcccagctatttgggaggctgaggcaagagaattgcttgagcccaacagttggaggttgctgtgagctgtgacaccacagctctttactgagggtgatatcgtgtgactctgtctcaaagaaaaaagaaagccgtGAGGCTAATGAAATCACCAAGTACTGGTGGAGAAACCAGAGGTGCAGCctgaggacaccacagcactgaaAAGGAGCATGTCAGGAAGCAGATCACCTTCCAGAAGTGATCAGCTGTGGCAAGTAAGATGAGCACAGAAGTAACCAAGGATGTGGCAAATGTCAAGGCCACTGGTGTTATTTGAAAAACACTTTGGTAGAGTGTAGAGCCAGTAGTCAGATCGCTGTGGATTCACGAAAGAATAGCAGAGGAGGAATTGGAGCTGGTGAGTGCAACTACTCTTTTAAGGGATTTTGCCATAAAGGGGAGCAAAGAATGAGCAGGTAAGTAGAGGAGAAGGTAGAATAAGGAGAGATAGCTTGTGACTGAAAAAATCATATCTGTGCGTATGTCCAGGGGGATGATCCAGGTGAGAGTGGTGTAGGAGAGAGCGCAGACATTGCTGGTGCCATTGCCTTCAGTGAGGCAAGAGGGGACAGATACAGTCCTGGAGAGTGACTGGCCTCCCACATTGTCTCCCATCATCACTGATAAAGACTAAGAGATGCTCTGTTACCTCCTCATCTCCCTGTTTTTTGGAAGTTAGTGTCTTCATGGGTGGTACTTGAGGATACAGCCCTCCCAACTGCCTGCCCAAGGAAAGGGGAGGAGCCATGACAGCCTGGTGCTCAGATACCAGCTGACTCTGTCATTGTCCCCACAGGGTCTGGAGGAGGGGATCTCACAGATCACATCCAAGAGCCAAAATGTGCGCCGAGAGCTGGTGTGGAACTTCCCCATCGATGTCACTTTTAAAAGCACCAACCCTTATGGCTGTGAGTTTGCAGAGGCCCTGGGGGATGGGGGCCCAGAGCTTGCACACAGCACATCCAGGACAGCCTCTGCTTGGTGCCGTCCTCCACTGTCCACATTCATGTCATTACTGTGACCGGGCTTTTGTACCAGCCTTTGGTGTTCTCTCTGGCCACCTGTCTTCTTTCCTCCACTTCTTCCTCAACCCCACTCCACCCAGTTTATCTCCTGCTTGCTGCCCAGCCAGTTTGCACTTCAGAGTGGATCAGGTCAGGCTCCAGTCAGATACTTTGCTTATCACTGTGCCAGTGAAGGACAGACTCCTGAGCCTGGTGTGCAGCATGCAGCCATCTGGCCTGTGCCCCTCACCATCCAGATCTGAACACTCGCTCTTCTGGTGTTAGGCCTCTGAGCCTTTgttcatgctgttccctctgcccagaTACCCTTCCTACATCCTAACCGCCTGTCTCTTTCCCAAGGGCTGCCTTGCTTGCAGTGTTCACTTCCTATTTTGGTAGTTATTAACCGTTCTAATTCTTCAGATCCTCACTTTCACTTAATTAGTGCCTACTGTATACAAAGCTTGGGGTTACGCTCCATAGGGACTATGAATACTTTCCCTGTGTGGACTTATCCAAGCTTCCTAATCCTATCTGGTGtacatatttctatttctttcttttatcatctcaggaaactgagactcaaaacTAATATCACTTGCCTTCAGCTTTCCAGCTAGTAGCAAGTGTGAATTTGAATTCAGCCCCATCGAATGTCATAGTCCAGGCCTCTCTACTGCATGTGGCCTGGGCCTAGGCTCATCAGGGTGTGAAGGTTCTGGAGCAGGGGCCACCTGTGGTCCATCTGGGCAGGGAAATCCATCCTACTGTCATCACCCCTGAGTAAGCTTCGGTAGACTTTCTGGAACATGTGCTAGGTAGTAGACCAGCCTGCTTCTGCTGAGGACAGCCAGTAGAAGTGAAtaaaatactggaaaaaaaaaaaaaaaaaaagaaaatgaaaaacaactttgacaagtggcgcctgtggctcagtgggtagggcactggccccatatactgagggtggcgggtttgaaccctgccccagtcaaaactgcaacaaaaaaatagccgggcattgtggtgggcccctgtagtcccagctacttgggaggctgaggcaagagaattgcctcagcccagcccaggagttggaagttgctgtgagctgtgacaccacagaactctaccgagggtgacatagtgaaactctgtctcaaaaaataaatagataaataaataaaataaatgaaaaatgaccttgaaggctcagtgcccgtagctcagtgagtagggcgccagccacatacacctaggctggcgggttcaaacccagcccaggcctggaaacaatgacaactacaaccaaaaaatagtcgggcgttgtggcaggcgcctatagtcccttgggaggctaaggcaagagaatcgcttaagcacaagagttggaggttgctgtgagctgtgacaccacagtactgtactgagggtaacatagtgagaaaCGACCTTGAAGGCATCAGAGAGTTAGCAGAGTAGTGCAGATCTACCAGGATCCAGGAGAACACAAATCCAGAGACGTGACACCAGTTGCACTTCCCTGGGAGTGTTGGCTGATTCCAACAGAGGTGACTAGGAACCTTTGACAGCCTCTCTGGGCCCTGGGCACAAAAAATGATGTTCAGAGTCCCAGAGAGGTTGGTGGGGAGGAAAACCTCAAGTAAACCTCAGCAACTCAGAGACCTTAAAGAGCTGCTCTAGAAATAAAGGCTAGATGGACACAAAGCAGCCTCCCAGGGATTGTAGCATGGGCTCTGCTCATCTCAACCCCCTGATATTTAGATTAAGCTCCAAGATTGTTACAGCCAagacacctctttttttttttttttttttgtagagacagagtctcactttactgccctcggtagagtgccgtggcctcacacagctcacagcaacctccaactcctgagcttaagcgattctcttgcctcagcctcccgagcagctgggactacaggtgcctggcacaacgcctggctatttttttgttgcagtttggccggggctgggtttgaacccgccaccctcggcatatggggccagcgccctactcactgagccacaggcgctgcccccaagaCACCTCTTAAAAGCAAATAGTAAACTTCaaattatttgtctatttttttaaatataacatcTGGCATATAATAAGTAAAGAGGCACATCAAGATAACCTGTAGGAAAACCAGCAAAAAatcagaagagataaaaaggaATTCTAGATACTGGAATTGTCAGATGCATTCCTACTGAgatcaaaagagagaaaacataatACAATTATGGCAGAGAACTAGAGCATTTGACGTTTTAAAACGATTCTAACAAAGGGCCCagcgcggtggctcaggcctgtaatcccagcactctgggagaccaaggtggtggattgcctgagtttatgtgttggagaccagcctgagcaagagcaagatcccatgtTTAAAaaagccagtgttgtggcgggcacctgtagtcccagctattcgggaggctgaggcaagagaatcacttaagcccaggagtttaaggttgctgtgagctatgatgttacagcactctacaagggtgacaaagtgagactctgcctcaaaaacaaaaaaaaaaaaccctaacaaaTTATAGGATTTCAGCAAATGAGACACAACTGAAGACATAATTGTATACCTAAAGCTAGGTCAAAGGAACATACCTACAATGAAatacaagaatagaaaatagagTTGAGAAAGTAGGAGACAAAGAATTTAGGAAGCCTGCAGTATGTGAATGGAATCCTACAAAAggtgaaagaacaaaaaatagaaaaaataaaatgactagcTGGGCAGGGTTGTGggcgcctagtcccagctacttgggaggctgaggcaggaggattgcttgaactcagaagtttgaggttgcagtgaactatggcgccagggcactctactcaaggtgacagactttagactctgtctaaaaaaaaaaaaaaggaaaagaaacggGAGGGATGAAAAAGGCCATAATTACAGATCCTACAGTCAAAAGATGTTAAGAACAACTTTTACTAATACATTTGGCAAGTTGGATGAAAagatagcctggcattgtggcaggagctggtaatcccaactactctagtcctttttctttctttctttctttttttttttttttttgagacaaagcctcaagctgtcaccctgggtagagtgcggtggcatcacagcttacggtggcatcacagcttacagcaacctccaactcctgggctcaagcaattctcctgcctccacctcccaagtagctgggactacaggcacctgccacaatgcccgactattttttggctgcagccatcactgttgtttggcaggcccaggctggattccagcctgctagctcaggggtatgtggctagcaccttaggcgcttgagccacaggtgccgagccaactctaatcttattcttagaaaaataagactaccaaaaatgacacaaaaagaatgagaatatGAATAGCCCTCTATCTGTTAAATTGAGtttgtaattagaaattttcTCACAAAACTCCAGGCCTAAATGTCTTCATAGTGAATTCTACCagataattagggaagaaataaCACCAAGCTTACagaaaaaaactcttagaacCAAAAAGATTAAACGTTTCCCAACATATTTTTTTAGGTCACATTATTTTGATTCCAAAGCCtgttgag is a window of Nycticebus coucang isolate mNycCou1 chromosome 18, mNycCou1.pri, whole genome shotgun sequence DNA encoding:
- the B9D1 gene encoding B9 domain-containing protein 1 isoform X3, translated to MAAGTPTVFLLMVNGQVESAQFPEYDDLYCKYCFVYGQDWAPTAGLEEGISQITSKSQNVRRELVWNFPIDVTFKSTNPYGWPQIVLSVYGPDVFGNDVVRGYGAVHVPFSPGRHKRTIPMFVPESTSKLQKFTSMCRVTSSELRIAPPIGDK